Part of the Oncorhynchus nerka isolate Pitt River linkage group LG14, Oner_Uvic_2.0, whole genome shotgun sequence genome is shown below.
tggcatattgctgcagaatgctgtggtagccatgctggttaagtgtgccttgaattctaaataaatcagacagtatcacaagcaaagcaccccccaccatcacacctcctcctccatgcttcacggtgggaaccacacatgtggagatcatccgttcacctactctgcgtctcacaaagacatggcagttggaaccaaaaatctctaattTGGACTCGTCAGatcaaaagacagatttccaccagtgatgtccattgctcgtgtttcttggcccaagcaagtatcttcttattattggtgtcctttagtattggtttctttgcagcaattcgaccatgaaggccttattcacacagtctcatctcaacagttgatgttgagatgtgtctgttacttgaactctgtgaagcatttatttgagctgcaatttctgaggctggtacctCTAACGAACAGatcttctgcagcagagatatctctgggtcttcctttcctgtggcggtcctctgaGAGCCAGGttaatcatagcgcttgatggtttttgtgactgcacttgaagaaacgttcaaagttcttgattgactgtcatttctctttgcttatttgagctcttcTTGATATAATATttacttggtattttaccaaatagggctatcttctgtatttcacccctaccttgtcaaattacaactgattggctcaaacacattaagaaggaaagaaattgacaaggcacacctgttaattgaaatgcattccaggtgattacctcatgaagctgattgagtgaatgccaagaatgtgtaaagctgtcatcaaaaaagaaagaagaacccttgaatgagtaagtgtccaAGCTTTcgactggtacagtatattattattattattattattattattataaagcATTATTTTTAGAATCGAGGTCCGGATCTGTGTCCTTATTTGGCATAATTTGGGCCCAGGGCTAAAATAATGTCCCCATGTAGTCTGACCACATTGGGCCGATGCTCCTTTGCTCATTGGCTTTACATTGTGTCTATGGCAGGTTTCCCCAAGGGCAGCCCTCACTTTGCCTGAAATAACTCCACCCTTTGGATTGGCTGCCCTTATTTGGAATTTTGGGGCCCAATATGAGCTCATGTTATTGGCCTTCTGTGTTTTACCCACCCTGTGCCAATTCATGCatacatccatagctctgtctatgatttCCAGGGTGGTGACATTTTTCCGGcctcatccctcagctttttacaaaAACACTTGGGGTACagatttgttattgtttgaactgcagattgcctcTGAGGTATGTAGTTTAGCACCTATTATGGTTTCGcaactgtatttatttttattttaccaggtaggttgactgagaacacattctcatttacagcaacgacctctGAATAGTTACAGGAGACGGGGGGGATGCATGAGCCAACGTAGAAAGGTGAAGAAAGTAGAGCAATCGAGATGAGGAAGTAGAAATGACAGAGAGTGATAGAGATGGGGAAAAGGACACGCACAGGGGAATAATGAACAGAGCAGAGATGGAAGCAGAGGAGTGAATTAGCCTGAAGGAGAAAAATGTCTTTGAAGTGGCAGGAAATGTTTTAGAATTATTTTTGCATGAAGCATagttctctcttccttccttccttagcCATTTGACCGGAGTGGCAATCAATTTTATGAGGCAAATGGAAGATATCATTCAATGTAATACTTGTAATACTAACTGGAGGAGACAGTAATAGGCAATTCCACTGTAACAGAATTGCGCTGAGACTCACTTAAAAATTTTCACTTAAAATTTATGCAAAACAAAACACATTGATTTGAAAGTTTATCAAACGTAAAACTCCATGCACAAGGACTACCTTTAACAATTTACACTGAAAATGTTGCAAAACACATTCACTGGAAGAATTGTGCAGTAACGGAATTTGTTTTTTATGTAACCACATTTTCCAAAAACTCTAAAATATCTGCTCTGACTTAAGATTCAAAGacgtctgcagaaagaatggggtgtcagctatgacatgacacactGATTTTGAAAACatctattttggttattgaagtacagtaagtgaagtggatcTTTACCCGGTAACGGATTTGCGGTAACGGAATTTCATCATGGATCTAATCTGTACCACACAGAAATAATTATGGATATTCATGTAATTCTCTTCATAGTGATGTATCCTATATCGGTACACAAAGGTATAAATATGAAATATCCTCTCCTGCATATTTGGGATATTATTCTACACACTTGCTATTATTTGAATTAGCTCTGCCCTCAAAcaagaccaaatctgaaccaatcataaaTGTCTATGTTTCATAAGTTTgcacagtagagctcagtagagtacatcagggtacagtacagtagagttgagtacagtacagcacagtagagttcagtacagtacattagggtacagtactgtacagtacagtagtacagcagggcacagtagagtacattacagtagagtagagttcagcaCTGCAAggtactgtagagtagagtacaatacagtacattatagaggGAAAATGGCTGGTCTGAGGTAAGGCCTAGCATTGGAACAATTTAGACTTGACGAATATTAATATTAGTACACAGGCTGAGGTGGAAATTAACTGCCATTCAAAATGAGGAGCAAATCAAGGGGAATGTAAAGTACATGGGGCATGCTAATATGCTAACGCTAACAATCTTCTGCCCCGTGGCCACTGCACAGTACAGACACATATTTTCTTTTGTCTTGGCAAAGCGGGGGTGATTTGACACCATGATTGTTTTCACAAGCCGATTAGGAGCTGTGCACCTTTTCTCATCCAATTAGCTGGGTGACGAGCGATCGGGTGAGGCAGCTCTGAGACCGCATGGTTTAACATCCTGCATGCTAACGACACAGCAGATCAGTCTGGGAAATCCTGCTCCCATCATTCTAGTAAATACACtgctaaaaaaaataaagggaacacttaaccaacacaatgtaactccaagtcaatcacacttctgtgaaatctaactgtccacttaggaagcaacactgattgacaataaatttcacatgctgttgtgcaaatggaatagacaacaggtggaaattataggcaattagcaagacacccccaataaaggagtggttctgcaggaggtgaccacagaccacttctcagtttctatgcttcctggctgatgttttggtcacttttgaatgctggtggtgctttcactctagtggtagcatgagacggagtctacaacccacacaagtggctcagatagtgcagctcatccaggatgggacatcaatgcgagctgtggcaggaaggtttgctgtgtctgtcagcgtagtgtccagagcatggaggcgctaccaggagacaggccagtacatcaggagacgtggaggaggccataggagggcaacaacccagcagcaggaccgctacctccacctttgtgcaaagaggagcaggaggagcactgccagagccctgcaaaatgacctccagcaggccacaaatgtgcatgtgtctgctcaaacggtcagaaacagactccatgagggtggtatgagtgcCCGACGTCcgcaggtgggggttgtgcttacagcccaacaccatgcattacgtttggcatttgccagagaacaccaagattggcaaattcgccacttgTGCCCTGtgttcttcacagatgaaagccggttcacactgagcacatgtgacagacgtgacagagtctggagacgccgtggagaacgttctgctgcctgcaacatcctccagcatgaccggtttggcggtgggtcactcatggtgtggggtggcatttctttggggggccgcacagccctccatgtgctcgccagaggtagcctgactgccattaggtaccgagatgagatcgtcagaccccttgtgagaccatatgctggtgcggttggccctgggttcctcctaatgcaagacaatgctagacctcatgtggctggagtgtgtcagcagttcctgcaagaggaaggcattgatgctatggactggcccgcccgttccccagacctgaatccaattgagcacatctgggacatcatgtctcgctccatccaccaacgccacgttgcaccacagactgtccaggagttagcggatgctttagtccaggtctgggaggagatccctcaggagaccatccaccaccttatcaggagcatgcccaggcattgtagggaggtcatacaggcatgtggaggtcacacacactactgagcctcattttgacttgttttaaggacattacatcaaagttgaatcagtctgtagtgtggttttccactttaattttgagtgtgactccaaatccagcagtccatgggttgataaatttgatttccattgataatttttgtgtgattttgttgtcagcacattcaactatgtaaagaaaaaagtatttaataagaatatttcattcattcagatctaggatgtgttattttaggtcTTCTCCTAAAGATACATCATCTTTCTATTCTCTCTAAGTCCCTTAACCCCCAAGAGTCGATTGACAACTGGTGCGTCAAACTAAGTAACATAATACAATTGAAACGAGatatataagatatgcatattttggatgcgtctcaatccaccgcatccgccgatgtcgcacttccgcatctgtggtgaaaggtgacagagttaGAGCGCCTCATGAGACGTCCGTAGCATctgaatggtttggcctacaaatgAATACTACCACTATGAGactcacgaacacgatggtggTCTCCTTTTtactctacgacccccacaagtgtcagggGACTCGTCTGAATTCGGTACCGTCGAAGTGCCAACTTCTGTTTCTAGTGTCCAAACcatttgggctacaaactaatgGGACCCCACAGTAGAAAGGGGAGATTCTAAAGAACACAATAGTGTtctgttctccgttttgctctacaacGCCCACAACAGTCATCGGACTCGTCTGAAGGGAATTGGTACTGGTTAAAAAAAACGGAAGGAAGTatgaaggtagttttgtgcctaccCATAAAAAGAGGTTAAATATgtgaaaaattatatatatattctgatTTCCTATATCACCTACAGCCACTTAAACACCTTGTTTCTTATGATGTATTTTTTTACTGTCAatattatgaatgtgttattcaatgtgtttctctgggctatagtagTGAAGGACAAAATcaatatttattatttttttatacctAAAGGTGTCCTAAAAttaaaaatcaaatagctaaatgattcaTAGTACAACCcattttaaaacaattccatatgtaaACTTAGAACAAATGCAATTTTAAACACTAACCATAACCTTTACcttcacactaaccctagcttcacgTGAACACCCCGGTTCAGCCCCAACCCCTAGcctaaaccacaacactaacactaaccctagaTTCATGTGTACACCCGGTTGCATCATAACCCCAAACCTATCCCTAGCCTcgacccaaccctaaccctagcctccaaCCTAACCGTAGCCTAAATCCTAACCCTTagctctaaccctagcctcaaactTAAAGGCTAGGgataggtttggggttagggatGAACCAGGGTGTtcacatgaagctagggttagtgtgaaggtaaaggttagggttagtatttaAAATTGCATTTGTTCTCAGTTTACATATGGACTTGTTTTAAGATGGACCAtgaatcatttagctatttgatttggaataaaaaattaaataataataattctaaaaCGCTACTACACTGGCTTTGAcgttcgtcggatgtggcagggcttgaaaactattacggactacaaagggaagagttgcccagtgacacaagcctaccagatgagctaaatgccttttttgctcgcttcaaggcaagcaacactgaagcatgaatgagagcaccagctgttctgtatGACTGTGTGATGATGCTCTCGgtagctgatgtgagcaagacctttaaacaggtcaacattcacaaagttgCGGGCCatatggattaccaggacgtgtactcaaagcatacgcggaccaactggcaagtgtcttcactgacattttcaacctctccctgactgagtctgtaatacctacatgtttcaagcagaccaccatagtccatgtgcccaaggaagtgaaggtaacctgcctaaatgattactgccccgtagcactcacgtcagtagccatgaagtgctttgaaaagctagtcatggctcacatcaacagcatcctcccggataccctagacccactccaatttgcataccgccccaacagatccacagatgatgcaatctcaatcaaaCTCCACAGTGCCCTTTCACTCCTGGTCAAAAGGAACTcctttgtgagaatgctattcattgactacagctcagatttcaacaccatagtgcccacgaagctcatcactaagcttacgacccttggactaaacacctccctctgcaactggatcctggacttcctgacgggctgcccccaggtggtaagggtaggcaacaacacgtctgccatgctgatcctcaacactggggcccctcaggagtTTGTacttagtctcctcctgtactccctgttcacccatgactgcgtggccaaacacgactccaacaccatcattaagcttgctgacgacacaacagtggaaggcctgatcaccaacaatgatgagacagcctatagggaggaggtcagagaactggcagtgtggtgccaggacaacaacctcttcctcaatgtgagcaagacaaaggagctgatcgtggactacaggaaaaggcaggcccCCATTAACCTTTtataactagggggcagtattttcattttagGATAAAAACACTttcgttttaaacgggatattttgtcacgacaagatgctcgactatgcatataattgacagctttggatagaaaacactctgacgtttccaaaactgcaaagatattgtctgtgagtgcaacagaactgatgtaacaggcgaaacccagataaaaatcaaatcaggaagtgccgcattttttaaaaccgcctcatgccaatgactccttatatatgattctaaacaacgtttgccatgtttctgtcaatattatggagctaatttggaaaaaagtttggcgctgtagtgactgcattttccggtcgatttctcagccaaacgtgaagaacaaacgggagctattttgcctacaaaataatatttttggaaaaaaggaacatttgccatctaactgggagtctcctgagtgaaaacatccaaagttcttcaaaggtaaatgatttaatttgattgcttttcttattttcgtgaaaatgttgcctgctggtaGCAGAGCCTagccatagcattatgccatgataaacttacacaaatgcttgtctagcgttggttGTAAAGCagattttgaaaatctgagatgacagggtgattaacaaaaggctaagctgtgtctcaatatatttcattagtgattttcatgaataggaagattttctatgaagatttatgtccgctgcgttatgctaattagtttgaggctatggttacgctcccgcatgcgggtttgAGAGTCATCGGAAGttttaacatcaacggggctgtagtggagcgggtcgagagtttcaagtcccttgctgtccacatcaccaacgatctatcatggtccaaacacaccaagacagtcatgaagagggcacgacaaaaccttttccccctcaggagactgaaaagatttgccatgggtccccagatcctcaaaaagttatacagctgcaccattgagatctTCCTGACCGGTtgcgtcactgcctggtatggcaactgctcggcatctgactgtaagaCGCTACAGAGgctagtgcgtatggcccaggggccaagctttctgcaatccaggacctatataataggcggtgtcagaggaaagcccacccaagtcatagactgttttctctgctactgcacggcaagccataccggagcgccaagtctaggaccaaaaggctccttaacagtttctactcccaagccataagactgttgaacaattaatgaaatggccaccggactattacattgacccccctcccccatttgttttgtacactgctgctactcactgtttattatctatgcatagtcacttcacccctacctacatgtacatatgacattttacctgtacccctgcacactgactcggtaccagtacttcctgtatatagcctagttactgttatgttattgtgttcctttttattattttttactttagcttatttggtaaatattctCTTAatctcttcttgaactgcactgttgtttaagtgcttgtaagtaagcatttcaaggtaaggtctatacttgttgtattcggcgcatttgacaaataaagtttgattgatttgatttgaaccctaGCCTCAATCTTAACCCTTAGCTCTAGCTCGAACCCTTTCCCTTGATAAAGGACCAATAatctaatgtgttgttgtctctctcccctgtagggaACGTGTTTCTGGTGAGCCTGGCCTTTGCTGACCTGGTGGTGGCCTTCTACCCCTACCCCCTGGTGCTCTACGCCATCTTCCATGACGGCTGGTCGCTGGGAGAGACACAGTGCAAAGTGACtaagacctgtctgtctgtatgctgtctgtctgtctctctagccctgtttatacctggttctaacatgtTTCCTTTGTCCTGAtattgtccacattctgattgtgcccacatttttagacAGGTGTATATGATTAAAACTCAGATTATGATCTGACTGTGATCTAATCTTCCTGACCACCTCTGAAGGTAGTCAGGCACATATTGCATATATAATGTGTGAGTtatatgtatgtttgtgtgtgtataaggatGACAATCTTAtttggacaagatcaggacaaagctTCTGTCTGCTTTCTTTATTTTATTCTTTattcttttctttttctttctcaaTGTATCTATGCTCGCATCTTATCTGTCTAGCCCTGATTATACCTGCCTTTAACATCTGCTTACACTTATAAGATCTGATCATAATCAGATCACAATGCATCTTTTAATAGTTTACACTAAAAATGTGTGTcagaaccaggtataaacagggcttctgcccccccccccctctctatctccctctctaggTCAGTGGATTCCTGATGGGCCTGAGCGTCATCGGCTCCATCTTCAACATCACCGGCATCGCCATCAACCGCTACTGCTACATCTGTCACAGCTTTGCTTATGATAAGCTCTACAGCTACCGCAACACCCTCCTACTGGTGGGGCTCATCTGGCTCCTCACCATCCTGGCCATCATACCAAACTTTTTCGTAGGCTCACTCCAGTACGACCCCAGGGTGTATTCGTGTACCTTTGCTCAGGCCGTCAGTACATCGTACACCATCACTGTGGTGGTGATTCATTTCTTTGTGCCCATCGCCGTGGTTACCTTCTGCTACCTGAGGATCTGGATCCTGGTCATCCAGGTGAGGAGGAAGGTGAAGTCAGAGGTGAAGTCTCGACTCAAACCCAGCGACATGCGCAACTTCATCACCATGTTTGTGGTGTTCGTGCTCTTCGCCATCTGCTGGGCGCCGCTCAACTTCATTGGGCTGGCCGTGGCCATCGACCCGGAGACGGTGGCGCCACGGATCCCCGAGTGGCTGTTCGTGGTCAGCTACTTCATGGCGTACTTCAACAGTTGCCTTAACGCCATCATCTATGGCCTTCTCAACCAGAACTTCCGTAAGGAATACAAACGGATTATCATGGCCATGTGGATGCCTGGTCTGTTCTTCCAGGAGGCGTCACAGGGGGGTACAGATGGCATGAGGAGCAAGCACTCGCCCAGACTGGGACTCAACAACAACGATCACGTCAAAGGAGAGGCTTTGTGACGTTGACGCCAAGGTTCTCTACTCCTTTCCCATGTGTTTAGTTTATTTTTTCAGTCGTGGAGCCATCTCTATATATCTCACGGACTGCACAGTTGTGCTGTTACCAAAGCCTCAATGAACTCTCGTAATGGTgcggattaaagagagagagcgagacatacacaagaaaagagagaggtgttgactgaTGATAACTGACTCTGTTATTCACAATTCAAAGAGTGCCATTCATGAAGCATACcgtatacactacattaccaaagtatgtggacacctgctcatcaaacatctcaatccaaaatcatgggcattaatagagATTTGGTctcacctttgctgctataaaagcctccactctgatgggaaagctttccactagatgttggcacattgctgcggggacttgcttccattcagcaacaagagcattagttaggtcgggcactgatgtcggGCGATTAGACCTGGTTCACAGTCGGAGTTCCAATTAATCCCCAaaatgtttgatggggttgaggtgaaAACCAGTCCCAGATCATTATTGTTCCTCCACCAaagtttacagttggcactatgcattggagcaggtagtgttctcctgacatctaccaaacccagattcctccgttggactgccagatggtgaagagtaattcatcactccagcgaattcgtttccactgctccagagtccaatgtcggcaagctttacaccactccagccggtgCTTGACATTACGGATTGGTAATCTTatgcttgtgtgctgctgcttggccatggatgaacagttattgtgctgacgttgcttccagaggcaagtTGGAACTgggagtgagtgttgcaaccgaggacaggcgattGTTCCACACTACGCTCTTCAGCACTCGgtagtcccgttctgtgagcttgcctatcactttgcggctgagccgttgttgctcctagatgttttcaCTAAAACAGCActaacagttgaccggggaagctcaagcaaggcagaaatttgacttgttggaaagtttggcatcctatgatggtgccacgtttaaagtcactaagctcttcagtaaagccattctactgccaatgtttgtctttggagattgcattgctgtgtgctcgattttatttGCCTGTCAGCCGAATCCACcgatttgaaggggtgtccacatatattatatatacaaaagtatgttctAACTTATTATGTATCATACTCTTATGTACACCTCAGGCTGTCTGCCTGTTCTCTGCTGCTGTAACAATATGCATTTTAAAGTGGAAGCTCCAaaattattattacattttttttacaccATTACATCCATTGCATTTTTATATAGGACAGTGTATTTAAAGACACGTGTTATCTTCACAGTTTCCTCTGTAAGAAAGTCATTTATCACACTTTTTCATTGAttttctatatctatatattgtTCTAATTATGACAATCATTATGACCAGCGTACATTAGCGTAGATCACAATTTGTACAAATCCTATTGGTTGTAAATAACAAATAAGTGATGGATCATGCCAACGTTAGGAGCTCACAAGGTCCTACTACTAACGAGGCAATTGGATTGTCAAAAGGTGCCTGATTTTATGCTCATGATCTCAAACAGGAGATTTGCCAAAAACAACCCCTTTACGATTTAACCCAGTTAGTATGGGTTAACTCATTAGGGTTGCAGTCAGCATATAGCATTAGGCTTAGAGTTACACAAGGATATAAGACTGAGTAGTCAACTACATTAGATACGTCAGCAGATTTGGTCATTTCTGTTGACACAGGAATGGGGAGCTAtgatgccccatggcagtgtccTGAAAAACCCTTGCTGGTACATTATAAGCACAACAAAGCTGTTTTAACTCGGATGACATTGTACTTATGCTGTTTACATGTTTAAACTGTACTCTTAGTAATGCATGAAGACTTATTCTATGCATTTTACACTTCATGTCATTACCTTAGAACACTACAGAAAACCAACTTACTCAAtaccaggggcgcaactttcactggggacgggggAGACATGACCTCCTaaattctgaaattgcattttttgtcccccccagttttatcattccACTGTGATAATAAATGCTGCACAGGTTTGCTTTAGGAACATGCGGACGCCTCAAGAGTGGCCGGTTAAGCTGTTTTATGGTTTTCACCCGGCTGGATTTAGGACCGCACAGACACCACAGAGTGtgcagacaggctgtgtgaaCAGAGGCATCTGCTGTCTGTGTTGTGTTTTTTCTCAGAGTTGTAAAAGCAAACAGAgcagaaactggctactctttagttgactgatctagctggcaaggtaactgctgtttgacaGAAAACAAGTATTTACTCCCAGTGCTGAGCTAGTAGTGTAACTGacatgttactttagctaatgttactttagctaatgtTTCATCCTATCTCGACTGAAGTGAATGAACCACTAGCggctagttagctagctggtAACTACCACAGCCAGTTCAGCTCTAGTTAGCTATCTGTCAGGTAGCAGTTGTGTGTATGGAAATGTTTTCAAATCATatcaatttttatttgtcacatacacatggttagcagatgttaatgcgagtgtagcgaaatgcttgtgcttctagttccgacaatgcagtaataaccaacaagtaatctagctaacaattccaaaactactaccttatagacacaagtgtaaggggataaagaatatgtacataaagatatatgaatgagtgatggtacagagcgacataggcaagatacagtagatggtattgagtacagtatatacatatgagatgagtatgtaaacaaagtggcatagttagtggctagtgatacatgtattacataaagatgcagtagattatatagagtacagtatatacgtata
Proteins encoded:
- the LOC115141313 gene encoding melatonin receptor type 1B-like, encoding MGPQILKKLYSCTIEIFLTGCVTAWYGNCSASDWNVFLVSLAFADLVVAFYPYPLVLYAIFHDGWSLGETQCKVSGFLMGLSVIGSIFNITGIAINRYCYICHSFAYDKLYSYRNTLLLVGLIWLLTILAIIPNFFVGSLQYDPRVYSCTFAQAVSTSYTITVVVIHFFVPIAVVTFCYLRIWILVIQVRRKVKSEVKSRLKPSDMRNFITMFVVFVLFAICWAPLNFIGLAVAIDPETVAPRIPEWLFVVSYFMAYFNSCLNAIIYGLLNQNFRKEYKRIIMAMWMPGLFFQEASQGGTDGMRSKHSPRLGLNNNDHVKGEAL